Proteins encoded by one window of Blautia argi:
- a CDS encoding glycoside hydrolase family 2 TIM barrel-domain containing protein — MNRFDYSMVKNPEYFKDNCMKAHSAHKYYASLEAMQQNEESFKYSLNGLWKFHYAKNYESTVRGFEKEDYCCLSWDDIRVPAHIQMEGYDVPQYANVQYPWEGREDIKPGEIPTHFNPVASYVKYFEVPEHMQGKKLYISFQGAESGLALWLNGSFVGYSEDSFTPSEFDLTPFVKEGRNKLAVQVFKWTSSSWCEDQDFFRFSGIYRDVYLFTVPDIHVQDLRIRTFLDDTYTKADLEVKLQASAAGRVRLSLSKNGEKVQTLEENLEQDTLLHMDVDTPELWSAETPVLYDLLFEVFNNEGELEEVIPQKVGFRRFEMKGNLMTLNGKRVVFKGVNRHEFNSVTGRYAKREDVLKDIVTMKQNNINAIRTSHYPNDTMVYELCDEYGLYMIAENNLESHGSWDTVKEGSGEYDAVVPCDRPEWLPMMLDRVNSMYQRDKNHPSILIWSCGNESFGGKDIYEMSQFYRKEDPTRLVHYEGVMHDRRYNDTSDMESQMYTSVEGIKAFLAKDKSKPFICCEYTHAMGNSCGAMHKYTDLTDTEPLYQGGFIWDYIDQSIDKKDRYGKEYQAYGGDFDEHPCDYNFSGNGIVYGKDRNPSPKMQEVKFNYQNITAQVEKDKVKVINKNLFVNTDTFQCTVILKKDGRQILSVPMDTHTEPLSEDIYELPVPVQTLPGEYTVTVSFSLKEDTLWAKKGHEVAFGETVYKVEKKAEQHKGEMKIIRSVHNFGVRGENFEVMFSYLNGGLVSYRYGDVEMIKMIPKPNFWRTPTDNDEGCLMPGRYGQWKLASMYLSHKKPTLPYPEAKNPEIKVKENYAQITFTYFLPTTPAAECSLSYKVYPDGYIETALTYDPVEELGDMPEFGVMFKFDADYNHVSWYGMGPEETYEDRQRGAKLGIYKNMVQDNMALYLNPQECGNKTGVRWASVTDKKGRGMLFTGDGMNFSALPYTPHELENARHDFELPQVHYTVVRVSKQQMGVGGDDSWGARTHKEYLLDVSRKMEFQFGFKGI, encoded by the coding sequence ATGAACCGATTTGATTATTCCATGGTAAAAAATCCTGAATATTTTAAAGATAACTGTATGAAGGCACATTCTGCCCATAAATATTATGCGTCTTTAGAAGCTATGCAGCAGAACGAGGAGAGCTTTAAATACAGCTTAAACGGATTATGGAAATTTCATTATGCAAAAAACTATGAAAGCACGGTGCGGGGATTTGAAAAAGAGGACTATTGCTGTCTGTCCTGGGACGATATCCGTGTACCGGCGCATATCCAGATGGAAGGCTATGATGTTCCACAGTATGCCAATGTGCAGTATCCATGGGAGGGAAGAGAGGACATTAAACCAGGAGAAATTCCGACTCATTTCAATCCCGTAGCAAGTTATGTAAAATATTTTGAAGTTCCGGAGCATATGCAGGGGAAAAAGCTTTACATTTCCTTCCAGGGTGCAGAAAGCGGTCTGGCTCTCTGGCTGAACGGTTCTTTCGTAGGATATAGTGAGGACAGTTTTACCCCTTCAGAGTTTGATTTAACTCCTTTTGTGAAGGAAGGAAGAAATAAACTGGCAGTTCAGGTATTTAAGTGGACCAGCAGCAGCTGGTGCGAGGACCAGGACTTTTTCCGCTTCTCCGGTATTTACAGAGATGTGTATTTATTTACCGTTCCGGACATACATGTGCAGGATTTAAGAATTCGCACATTTTTAGACGATACTTATACAAAGGCAGATTTAGAGGTGAAATTACAGGCTTCTGCAGCAGGAAGAGTACGCCTGAGCCTGTCAAAAAACGGTGAAAAGGTACAGACCCTGGAAGAAAATCTGGAACAGGACACGCTGCTTCACATGGACGTGGACACACCGGAGCTTTGGAGTGCAGAAACACCGGTGCTTTATGATTTGCTTTTTGAGGTGTTTAATAACGAAGGAGAATTAGAAGAGGTTATTCCACAGAAGGTTGGTTTCAGACGTTTTGAGATGAAGGGCAATCTGATGACCTTAAATGGAAAACGTGTTGTCTTTAAAGGAGTAAACCGCCATGAATTTAACTCCGTTACAGGACGTTATGCAAAAAGAGAAGATGTCTTAAAAGACATTGTAACCATGAAACAGAATAACATCAACGCAATCCGTACCAGCCATTATCCCAATGATACTATGGTATATGAGCTGTGCGACGAATACGGACTTTACATGATTGCAGAAAACAATCTGGAATCTCATGGTTCCTGGGACACGGTAAAAGAAGGAAGCGGGGAGTACGACGCAGTGGTTCCATGTGACAGACCGGAATGGCTTCCCATGATGTTAGACCGTGTAAATTCCATGTACCAGAGGGATAAAAATCACCCAAGCATTCTTATCTGGTCCTGTGGAAATGAATCCTTTGGTGGAAAGGATATTTATGAAATGTCCCAATTCTACAGAAAAGAAGACCCAACCCGTCTGGTTCATTATGAAGGCGTTATGCATGACAGACGCTACAATGATACCAGTGATATGGAAAGCCAGATGTATACCAGCGTGGAAGGCATTAAGGCATTTCTGGCAAAGGATAAAAGCAAGCCGTTTATCTGCTGTGAATACACCCATGCCATGGGAAACTCCTGCGGGGCTATGCATAAATACACAGATTTAACTGACACAGAGCCATTGTATCAGGGTGGTTTTATCTGGGATTATATTGACCAGTCGATTGATAAAAAAGACCGTTATGGAAAGGAATACCAGGCTTACGGTGGTGATTTTGACGAGCACCCATGCGACTATAATTTCAGTGGTAATGGGATTGTTTACGGCAAGGACAGAAATCCTTCTCCGAAAATGCAGGAGGTAAAATTTAATTATCAGAACATTACTGCACAGGTAGAAAAGGATAAGGTAAAAGTTATCAATAAAAATCTGTTTGTAAATACAGATACTTTCCAGTGTACTGTTATCCTGAAAAAAGACGGAAGACAGATACTTTCTGTTCCTATGGATACTCATACAGAACCTTTGAGTGAGGACATCTATGAACTTCCTGTACCGGTACAGACGTTGCCGGGAGAATATACGGTAACGGTTTCTTTTAGTCTGAAGGAAGATACCCTCTGGGCAAAGAAAGGACATGAAGTAGCTTTTGGAGAAACCGTTTATAAAGTGGAGAAAAAAGCAGAACAGCACAAGGGTGAAATGAAAATCATCAGAAGCGTACATAACTTTGGGGTCAGAGGTGAAAACTTTGAGGTGATGTTCTCTTATTTAAACGGCGGTCTGGTTTCTTACCGCTATGGCGATGTGGAAATGATTAAGATGATTCCAAAGCCGAATTTCTGGAGAACGCCTACAGACAATGATGAAGGCTGCTTAATGCCTGGACGCTATGGACAGTGGAAGCTGGCAAGTATGTATCTCTCTCATAAGAAGCCGACTCTGCCATACCCGGAAGCAAAGAATCCGGAAATTAAGGTAAAGGAAAACTATGCACAGATTACCTTTACTTACTTCCTGCCAACCACACCGGCAGCAGAATGTAGTCTTTCTTATAAGGTATATCCAGACGGCTATATCGAAACTGCTTTGACCTATGATCCGGTAGAAGAACTGGGAGATATGCCGGAATTTGGTGTTATGTTTAAATTTGATGCAGATTATAATCATGTATCCTGGTATGGTATGGGACCGGAGGAAACTTATGAAGACAGACAGAGAGGGGCAAAACTGGGCATTTATAAGAATATGGTGCAGGATAATATGGCGTTGTACTTAAATCCTCAGGAATGCGGCAATAAGACAGGCGTGCGCTGGGCGTCTGTTACAGACAAGAAGGGAAGAGGCATGCTCTTCACAGGCGACGGTATGAATTTCTCTGCACTTCCATATACACCTCATGAATTGGAAAATGCAAGACATGATTTTGAACTTCCACAGGTGCATTATACAGTGGTAAGAGTATCGAAACAGCAAATGGGTGTCGGTGGTGACGACAGTTGGGGTGCAAGGACACATAAGGAATATTTGCTGGACGTAAGCAGGAAGATGGAATTTCAGTTTGGTTTTAAGGGAATTTAA